atttacataaaaaaagaatatattatgtaatattatgctATTATCTATGAatacaatgtaaataatatatatttaattcatacgTTACCATATAAAtggtatgtatatgtgtgtgtatatatatatatatatatatatatatatatataaatatatatatcaatatacatacacacacacagacatattacatatacatgtatgtatatatgtgtgtgtgtgtgtgtgaataccactataaaaaaacaaacacaaaattatgataattatgaCAAATAAATAGTAAAGACTTTTCTCCCACAGTCAACAGAAACTCAGGCAGGAAAGTCAGATGCAAGTGACCCATATTCCTGTCAAACATTTAATGCCACTAGACAACATGGGAACCCTGAGGATCAGTCATAAGACGGATGGACGAGGTAAACATTTGCTATTTCTTTAAATACTGGTATGGCTGATATGCTGggaaaatagtaaataaaactgTTGTGCATTATAAATGTGCACTACACTATTTGAAATTCAATATCAGATTTAAATACACAGTCTCCAAATGTTTTTGGCAGTGTATTAGTGTATTATGATACCTGCAACCTGATTCATTTTCCCATGTTACCAGGCGCTGTGGCTGGCCTTGCATCACCAGATACAGAGAAGTCCAGAAGGGCCAACCAAATCAGTAAACAAGATGCTTCCAGTTTCCTTCCTGACCTACACAGGTTTATTTTTCTGGCAGTTTGCTTGACACTTAGTCACATACAGTGCAGAATGTCATCATCTGTTCTCACTGCTGTCATTGTGTGCTCCTCCTTAGCCACAGCCAGTTGTTTGGGAACCAGGCTGCGATCAGAAGTCTGAGGTTAGGGAGGCTGCCCAAAGGAAGCAAAACTCAGGTTTTCAGGAGAAATGCTGCTTCTACACACAGCCTGAGCAGTGAGGAGAAGTGTGTCGCAGAAAGAACATCTACACATTTTCCTCACTCGTagcaagttaaagggatagttcacccaaaaatgaaaattcagtcattaattactcaccttcatgttgttccaaacctgtaagacattcgttcatctttggaacacaaattaagatctttttgatggaatctgtgagctttctgaccctccatagacagcaagggtactaccacgatcaaggatcagaaacgtagcaaggagattggtaaaatagtccatgtgacatcagtggttcaactgtaattttacgaagctacgagaatactttttgtgcacaaagaaaacaaaaagacaactttattcaacaattcatctcctccgTGTCACCATATAGtgccattttgaattatatcaCATATGTAAACAGCGTATGCAACGTATGTACACGGATACATTGTTTATGTTCAGATCAAAGTGGAAACAATGTAAGCAGTGTATCCGCGTACTTTGtgttgtttacatatgtgatacTCTCAAAAATGGTGCTACAGAGTGACGCGGacaagacaaattgttgaataaagtcgttatttttgttttctttgtgcacaaaaagaaTTCTCGTAgcttaataaattacaattgaacccctgatgtcacatggattattctACTGATCTCCTTGCTGCGTTTctgatccttgctgtctatgagaGGGTCcgagagctctcggaatgcatcaaaaatatcttaatttgtattccgaagatgaacaaaggtcttacaggttcggaacaacatgagggtgagtaattaatgacacagtttttatttttgggtgaactataaatAACTATAACTCAGCTGCTGATTTCCTTGACAAGGTTCCATCTGCGGTTGACTCAAGAGTCCATGCAAGTGGAGGACGAGTCCACAGATGTTTTACCTCAAACATCTCACGTGCTGCAGTCTTATGAAAAGCTGGTCAAGCCAGGAAAAAGCACACGAAGAAGGTGAAGAGATGATGAGCAGGTCATTTTCTGTGAAGCCAAGTGCCTGAATATGCAGCTGTATGTAATTCACTATTTCAATTGTGCAATCCTTaactagtgtttttttaaaatacatttaataaaagataCATAAAGACTGGAAAACAAACAGCCACAgactttttctcaatttttttaaagCTATATTCTGAAATAAGTAGTACACTAAAGTTATCTTAATATcaatataacttttttcttttgaagagatgtcatttcttatttaaaaatttgtgtgATCTCTTCTTATTTTGGAAGTGACTTCTAATTACATGATGTGTGGAACggatttttaatgatttgatttatctaataaattcagtttgtaattttgttaaattcaaaatcaatacataatattattttttggtttataacAATGGAGTGTGTTGAATCTGTTTTATCTAagtctgtaaatgtttttatttatttatttttttgtatgtttattttacatatttacatataatataatacaaggCAAGATTTGTTTGTATAAAATAAGGCACCAAGACATCCACAGTAACAATTCAACTCAACGACTGATGTGTCCTCTAGTGTTCACAACTTATAATGAATGTTTATCAGTGGACAAGTGGACAATGGACaagtctttgtatttttttttaaataaatctttgtagtgtatttttttatagtcCATCAGTTCAGGTCTCGTCACATCCTTAATTCCTGAATCCCATCAAATTGTCGCAAGTGGAAGCGACTTTCAGTGTGTCGGACCATTGCACGCAAGGCAACAAATCCAAAGAGAGCCTGAAAAAAACCCACAATATTCAGTCTTTCagtattcaaataaattcatatttaattataatcTCATATcgatacagaaatatatatatatagattcatacctctgcaaaaataaataaggcCAGTATTATATGAACTCCTCTCTCCAGAGGTTGAATGAGAATAGCCTCATTGAAGAGCTGGAACAGAATCAGGGGAAACTGCAGCAGAAAAGTCAAAAGCCAAAATCCAGCCAATTCTGGAAcctatgcaaaaaaataaaaaaaataatgagatgataagtgacgtgacatacagccaagtatggtgacccatactcagaactggtgctctgtatttaacccattaacacataccgtgaacacacacccggagcagtgggtatcatttatgctgcggcacccaggaagcagttgggggttcggtgccttgtttaagggcacctcagtcgtggtattgccggccttcTAACCAATCAAACTATCTAACCAAAATACCACATACTTCCCTAATTGTTTCCCATAAGGggaaactattatattatattacatacactaattaaataatattaaaaaaaataatacaataatctttaaaaaaacgtGTATAAACCTTCTCTTGCAGATTTCCCACATTGCCCAGGTAGAGCCTGATGGCCTCAATCAGGGTCATTAAAATAAGAACTGTGATCAGGATGAACTTGTAATAATCTGCAAGGGCTGGGTACTAGATGAAAAagcataattaattattagcaaTAATATCCCAGAATGTTAATAAGGTTAAACAGCAATAGTAAAGTGATTTCAGactgaattgtttaaaaatattaggtAGAGGAGAATCACCTTTAGCTGTAGCATCACAACCTCACTGATCCACCAGAAAGGAAAGAACCACATGTTAAAGTAAAGTGACATCTGAAGCGGGAGACTTCATAATACAACATCAtcatctcgaaaaaaaaaaacaacacagatatGAAAATCTACACACATTTCGAAAATCTTCTCTTTAAAAATATTCTTCCTAACAACACTTCTTTTTTATGGTGTAATTGTGTCTGTTATTTACATCTTTTGGctgaattttgttttaaaagcaagttttaattaaatgctaCTTATTAAAACACTTGCTTTGTATGAGTAACAACGTTTCGATTTTACGATTCAATTTATAAATAACGTGTAACGCTATTCTTAAAACGCCATAAATTGaatcttaaaacatttaaattgtttattgttaaaataagctattacattaacttacatttttgagtttttgaCAAAAACCGATCGATTCCTGAATGAATCGTTCATATCGGTTTTGTGAACATGTTCAATAGATTCAttaaaagatccgactcaaactAAACAAATCGATTCGCTGTTTAGGTACTAGGTGGGCAGCTCAGGAGGTGAATGTAACCAACACCGTTTAACAGTTATATAAAGCATTACTGTATCTGCAAAtcaggtaagaaaaaaaaaacgtgatgtTTGCTAACAGAAGCTACACTAACGTTACGTGACACATAAACTCGGCTAATGGCTAACCAGATGAATTAGCCCAGCAGCTAGCGCCTCAAAACGAACCATTTCGCCAACTCAAACACACTTACTCTGGTTCAGAAAGTCAGCGTGCTCCTCCGCAGAGGGTTGTGTTCGGCTTTTGTCCACAAACACAGTTCTGGAGAGATCTCCAAGCCGTCGCCGAACGGGTTCAGGCAGGTCCATGTTGAGAGGAACAAGCGCGAGTCCGTAGCAACGAGGGCGGTCTCTCTCATCCAGCTGTGACGGGTGTGTTTTCACTCACACACTGCCCAGAGTCAGATTAACCCGCTATTTTTGCAGTTTATGATGAGAAAGGAAAGCAATTAATGATGTGGGTTTGAATTCTGCATTCAGTGTAAGTAATATTATctattttgcaattaaaattaTGGAAGTTTATTTCCGCCACGGAATTGAATGGCGAGTTTAGGCATGTgcctcacaatttggacttttctctttttttttttttagatttgcgaGTTAATTCTGACTTTCTTCTCAAAATTGCGAGTTTGTATCTCGTAAATCAGAGTTTTATCTTGCAATGTTTCTGAGGAAAACGTCAGAgttgaaaaaagtcagaactgtgagatataaactcagaattgctagaGAAAAACTCACAAAATAAGCATTCATGTAACAAATATAATCTTCGTTAACAAACCAAAAATATCATGCCAGCAAACAACTGCTGTAAAgccatttttttgtgttgtaaaagattgtgataatattttttaaattacatgctTAAGACTACAGACAGATGTTGGGTTTttcacattataaattatattaaaaaaaaaagtgaacatgaTTGGTGTTGAATTCAAGCAGGGGTGTCAAGTTATTGAAATCACTTGACTTTCTGGAAATTATGTCAGAAATGTGgccaaaaaaatcaacaaacaggCAGTACCTCTTGTAAAGTTCACTGAAATGACATTGACATAGGATTtagaataaattaatgttaaggatataaatctgttataaagaaaacaatgttCTAAATTGttatcaaattatatttgtgaTGAATTTATCTTTATCTTAAATCTTTGTTGTCCCACTTTAGAAAAGGATGTTTCAAAAGTGGGACAGCATGTTTTGACTAATGTGGAACAGTCAATTATACTATGTTATTCAATTGTTAAAATGTGCACTAAGAAAGTTAAATGCCATACATGTAATTTGGTCCATTTTGGGACTTATAATGCagcaatattatttgttttaagatCCACATTCACAATTTAGGGACTGGAAGACAATAGGATCCTGGACAATGATGAGTCCATGACTGCCCAGGACTGCTTATTTCTGTTATGAAGTGTTTTTACCATTACAATTTGAGTAACACAAGcttttgggaaagaaaaaaaaaagaaaagaaaataataatattagaagtTTATAGAAgtttaataacagttttaaaGGCATGTGTTCCAAATTTTAtatcttttcaaaaaaaattattaaattattttgctaTCTTTGTTAagttcaattttacatttttgacttcattacatggttattattattgttgtaaataataaattattttaaataatgtaatgatgTTATAAAATTGTGTTTAACATTCCATAAATGAACATATaggttactatttttttttttttgacttttgaagACAACAAACACACTGTAGGCCTACTAAATTAATTAAGCAAACATGGGTATGCACATTTAACCAGGAGTGTTAAATCTGAAGCTGACTTTGTAAAAACAATTTACTATTTATAAGACAAAGCATAGTGTCCCAGATTTGAGCATGAGCTGTCCCACATTAGAAAATCCACAAATTCTTAAACAATTTGGCACAAGGAGCACTAATATATGTGCCATTTCCCCTTTAATTACAATTTCTGAACAATTTCTGATTTAGATAGGGAACATTTTGGGGATTTCATAATGATATAACACTTTAATGTATCATTTTGGCTTCATATGGAAATATGATGCACaagtcaaaatgtcaaaataatccacacaataacctaaaccaacataaaaaacatatgaCCATAACCAAGCATCTTAAGACATTTTACCCAGCAGGCACACTACGTCATAAGACGTTATTTGGTTAAATTTCGATTGCGACGTCGGGCTACCAAAATTCAATGTCAGTTCAACGTCAGTGTTAATTTAATGTCCAATACTGACCTCAGCTGATgttgatatttgttgttttaaggTTGTGGAACCAAAATCCAACTTTAAGTCAACGTCAAATTGGGGTCAAATACTGACGTCAATGCGATTTTCATTCTCAATCAAAATGCAACTTCTTTCTGTTGTCATGTCCAGCTTCAACCTGACGTTATATTGATGTCCTGTGCCTGCTGGGTGGAAACATACTTCACATGCTACTAccaagtttttgttttgtaacatgGTTTTTGTAGTCACTAAAACAGTAACTCATTATGTATCAtaaaatagctttattttttgaatacatttaaattgcattatttacaGCTATTGCTCTCAAATTCTCTTGTGTAATGCCAGCATTACAGGATTTATATGTACGATgaaaccacaaaacaacaacCATGGACATTTTCCAAGGACGTCAGAACGACCGAAAGTTtcctaaaaactgaaaataacgCAAACAGGTCTTATACTGCAGGAGTTTCTCATACAGGTGACTGTGTCCTGCCCCGCTACTTAGCTCCACACTCAGATCTGCGTACCTGCCCAAAAACAATGAAGATTCATCTGTAAACGCATCtgtaaacttttcatttttatctcATATTCAAAGCTTGAACTGTACCTTTGTGATATTCTCCAAAACACCAGTGTGTTTATAGCCATCAGTGTGGCCAGAGTAAAGAAAAACCTCTCCATGTTGCCACTGCTGAGGTTATTAGGATAGAAGTTTCCTGTAATCATAAAACACAATATCAAGTTCATGTTCGGTTGCACCCCAATAACAAGTTCAACACTTTCaagagtgaaatatttttacctcCCGACACAAAATAAAGAATGTGAATGAGGAAAGCCCCTAGAAAGCAGCCACCTCCATATGAGAGGGTTAGGAAGTGCAAGGAGACACCTCTAAGGTTGCTGGGAGTCAGACAGAAGGATATGAGAGAGCCTGAGCAGA
The DNA window shown above is from Cyprinus carpio isolate SPL01 chromosome B25, ASM1834038v1, whole genome shotgun sequence and carries:
- the tmem17 gene encoding LOW QUALITY PROTEIN: transmembrane protein 17B (The sequence of the model RefSeq protein was modified relative to this genomic sequence to represent the inferred CDS: substituted 1 base at 1 genomic stop codon) encodes the protein MDLPEPVRRRLGDLSRTVFVDKSRTQPSAEEHADFLNQNDDVVLXSLPLQMSLYFNMWFFPFWWISEVVMLQLKYPALADYYKFILITVLILMTLIEAIRLYLGNVGNLQEKVPELAGFWLLTFLLQFPLILFQLFNEAILIQPLERGVHIILALFIFAEALFGFVALRAMVRHTESRFHLRQFDGIQELRM